The segment TATTTTTGGAGATGCTTCTTTTAACCGTTCAGTAGTTTTACTGGCAGAACATTCTCAAAGTGGTTCCATAGGATTTATTTTGAATAAGGTTCTTGACTTTACCCTCAAAGAATTAATCCCTGAACTAAATAAAAGTTTCAAAATTTACAACGGAGGTCCTGTAGAGCAGGATAATCTTTACTTCATACATAAAGTGCCAGATTTAATTCCTGAGAGTATAGAAATAGCCAACGGTATTTACTGGGGTGGTAATTTTGATGCCGTAAAAGAATTAATACTTAAAGGGCTAATTTCTGAAAAGCAAATCCGATTCTTTCTAGGGTATTCAGGCTGGGATGCTACTCAACTAAAAGAAGAACTCGATTCCAATTCCT is part of the Antarcticibacterium sp. 1MA-6-2 genome and harbors:
- a CDS encoding YqgE/AlgH family protein yields the protein MIALQPAKGLLLVAEPSIFGDASFNRSVVLLAEHSQSGSIGFILNKVLDFTLKELIPELNKSFKIYNGGPVEQDNLYFIHKVPDLIPESIEIANGIYWGGNFDAVKELILKGLISEKQIRFFLGYSGWDATQLKEELDSNSWIITTHHDAKDIIERPYRSFWKDKMMELGGNYMLWSNAPENPSYN